TCGTAGGTGTGCACACAGGACACTTAGGCTTCTATGCGGACTGGCAAGCGGAAGAGCTACCCACCTTAATCGACTACATGTGCGGAACCGAGGATTCTGAGCCTCAGAAACCTCGTATCGTGAAATATCCGTTGCTTGAGCTGGAAATTCACAAGAAATCCGGTTCTTCGTCCCACATTGCCCTAAATGAATTTACCCTTAAAGGGGTAGATGGAACTATAATGATTCAAGTTGACATCAATGATGTTACCTTCGAAATGTTCCGGGGTGATGGGCTTTGTATTTCTACTCCTTCTGGTAGCACGGCCTATAACAAAAGCCTTGGGGGAGCCATGGTTCACCCATCTATAGAAGCGCTGCAGATTGCCGAAATCGCCTCAATTAACAACCGCGTATTTCGAACAATGGGGTCGCCATTACTACTGCCGAAGCATCACCATTGCGATATTCTTTCATGTAAGGATCAGCGCTTACTACTCACGATAGATCATAACAATATCCCAGTAGATGATCTGATTTCAGTACGCTGCCAAGTATCGGACAAGAAGGTCAGTTTCGCCAGGTACCGTCCTTTTCCGTTCTGGAACCGTGTACGTGAAGCTTTTTTAGTTTAAGATTAACCTTCGATCCAACGATTTTCAGTGGCTGGAGATATCCATTTCTCCGGCTTTTTTGTGTGACAAAACTAACACCAACTGATAGACTGAGAGAGAAGCCAAATGGTATAATGAGGCTATTTTACAAAGAGTTACATAAAAGGAGAGAGTACTGTTGAAAAGATTTTTATCCCTCTTAAGCATAAGTCTACTGGCCCTCATACTTGCGGTCCCGGCTTTTGCAGCATCGAAACCAATTGATGTTTATATTAACGGAAGTAAGGTTTCCTTCACCGCTGGATCCCCATACTTAGCGAACAATTCTGTACTTGTACCTTTCCGGGTTGTCTTTGAGAAGCTTGGACTTCAAGTTCTCTGGGATGCCAAAACTGGAACGGTAACAGGAAAAAGTTCAAATCTTGCGATTACCCTCAAAATTGGCAGTAACCGCGCTACTGTTAACGGAACCGTTAAAAAACTAACCACTGCACCAGTTTCCTCAGCCGGCACTACATACATCCCTTTGCGTTTTATCGCAGAGGCAACCGGGGGCACAGCTGTCTGGAATTCTACCAGTAGAAGTGTACAAATTACTACTCCTGTCTCCAAAGGTAAGGACGAAGCAGCCATTACAGCATTAATCCGTTTGTCTAATCAATATTTCAATGAAGAAAAAGCGACTAGCTTCTACTCCCTTATGGATTCGGAGTACTCTTACACGGAATCAGTGGCCGAACTCAATGAATCTTTTAAAGCTTTTGACATAAAGAATACTATTGATAGCTTGGAAATCCTCGACATTACAGCTGACGAAGCCACTGTGTATACGCTTGAAAGTTCACGCAGAATAGGTGGGACTTATACTCCAGATACAGAGAATGAATACGTATATACCCTGGTCCGCAAGAATGGAAGCTGGAAGATTTCATCCGTGGAATCCCAAAGCTCGACCGTTCTCCTTACTCGTGAACAAGGTACAAAACCAGCAGCCAACATCCCTCAAAACGATGCGGATGCCATCAAAGGTACTATTAGCAAGTACTATCAAGCAATGAACGAACAGAATCCTACAGCAGTTCTTTCCACGATGACTTCATATGGAGAAGAATATGATTCCTCTCTCAAGGCAGATTTGGATGATTTCTTTGCTTCGTATGATATTACCTATACTCCAGGCATTTCAAATATTTATTATTACAGTGCCAAGGAAGCTGCTATATATGTAGAAAGCAAAGACAAGGAAGCTAGTGAAGAGGAGACTTATGAGCAGGGCCTTATCTATATTCTATCCAAGTCGGATACTGGTGTTTGGACAATCGATGACACATATAGCATCTACAATAAACTTGTGAAATCCTAATAAAAAGGGTGTTTGATTCCATGAAATCAAAAAAAATAATAAGTGCACTGTTAACCAGCTGTCTAGCTTTATCTATTACATTTGCTCCAATGGCTTCCGCTGCAGATGCCGCTAAAGCTTCCACAGACAACAGTGATCTTATTAATGAAGTAATGAAGCTACTGGAGAACTATAATCTTTCAGATGTAGATAAAGATATT
This genomic stretch from Paenibacillus sp. FSL H7-0737 harbors:
- a CDS encoding NAD kinase; this translates as MRYYVLDRGDELSIKLAEQFHKLAAERDLQLDAESPEIVISIGGDGTMLHAFHTFIDQIPNLAFVGVHTGHLGFYADWQAEELPTLIDYMCGTEDSEPQKPRIVKYPLLELEIHKKSGSSSHIALNEFTLKGVDGTIMIQVDINDVTFEMFRGDGLCISTPSGSTAYNKSLGGAMVHPSIEALQIAEIASINNRVFRTMGSPLLLPKHHHCDILSCKDQRLLLTIDHNNIPVDDLISVRCQVSDKKVSFARYRPFPFWNRVREAFLV
- a CDS encoding copper amine oxidase N-terminal domain-containing protein, translating into MKRFLSLLSISLLALILAVPAFAASKPIDVYINGSKVSFTAGSPYLANNSVLVPFRVVFEKLGLQVLWDAKTGTVTGKSSNLAITLKIGSNRATVNGTVKKLTTAPVSSAGTTYIPLRFIAEATGGTAVWNSTSRSVQITTPVSKGKDEAAITALIRLSNQYFNEEKATSFYSLMDSEYSYTESVAELNESFKAFDIKNTIDSLEILDITADEATVYTLESSRRIGGTYTPDTENEYVYTLVRKNGSWKISSVESQSSTVLLTREQGTKPAANIPQNDADAIKGTISKYYQAMNEQNPTAVLSTMTSYGEEYDSSLKADLDDFFASYDITYTPGISNIYYYSAKEAAIYVESKDKEASEEETYEQGLIYILSKSDTGVWTIDDTYSIYNKLVKS